In a genomic window of Variovorax paradoxus:
- a CDS encoding tripartite tricarboxylate transporter substrate binding protein, whose protein sequence is MRRARWLFAAAWSAALVLQGAAADPLPARNGYPTQAIRFVSPFPPGGGNDATARLVTTRLAEITGQPAVVDNRGGAGGNIGAKAVADAKADGYTVLTSQVSIMAVNPALYAAPGFDPVKNFVPITQINAAPLALVVEANSPLKSFADLAAKAKASPGKLTYATPGNGTLSHLVGVVLQKDNGVDMTHVPYKGAGPALTDLLGGQVDVLVTSTASVAGMVQNGKLRVLAVTSPRRIGVFAKVPTLEELGYANARFEDWYGFFAPAGTPPERVAYLNEAIVRTLHLPEVNKQVTDGGSEVVANTPEAFAAQLRQDIERWSRIVKLSGARAD, encoded by the coding sequence ATGCGCCGCGCGCGCTGGTTGTTCGCCGCCGCGTGGAGCGCGGCCCTCGTGCTGCAGGGCGCGGCGGCCGACCCGCTGCCCGCGCGCAACGGCTATCCCACGCAGGCGATCCGCTTCGTCTCGCCGTTCCCGCCCGGCGGCGGCAACGACGCCACCGCGCGCCTGGTGACCACGCGCCTGGCCGAGATCACGGGCCAGCCGGCCGTGGTCGACAACCGCGGCGGCGCGGGCGGCAACATCGGCGCCAAGGCGGTGGCCGATGCCAAGGCCGACGGCTACACCGTGCTGACCTCGCAGGTCTCGATCATGGCGGTGAACCCCGCGCTGTACGCGGCGCCGGGCTTCGACCCGGTGAAGAACTTCGTGCCGATCACGCAGATCAACGCGGCGCCGCTCGCGCTGGTGGTGGAGGCGAACTCGCCGCTCAAGTCCTTCGCCGACCTGGCCGCGAAGGCCAAGGCCAGCCCCGGCAAGCTCACCTATGCGACGCCCGGCAACGGCACGCTCTCGCACCTGGTCGGGGTGGTGCTGCAGAAGGACAACGGCGTCGACATGACGCACGTGCCCTACAAGGGCGCCGGCCCCGCGCTCACCGACCTGCTCGGCGGCCAGGTCGACGTGCTCGTGACCTCCACCGCCTCGGTCGCTGGCATGGTGCAGAACGGCAAGCTGCGCGTGCTGGCCGTGACCAGCCCGCGCCGCATCGGCGTGTTCGCGAAGGTGCCCACGCTCGAGGAACTGGGCTACGCCAACGCGCGCTTCGAGGACTGGTACGGCTTCTTCGCGCCGGCCGGCACGCCGCCCGAGCGCGTGGCCTATCTCAACGAGGCGATCGTGCGCACCCTGCACCTGCCCGAGGTCAACAAACAGGTGACCGACGGCGGCAGCGAGGTGGTCGCGAACACGCCCGAGGCCTTCGCGGCGCAGCTCAGGCAGGACATCGAGCGCTGGTCGCGCATCGTCAAGCTGTCGGGCGCGCGCGCCGACTAG
- the metC gene encoding cystathionine beta-lyase encodes MPASPTDSSGLSLETRIAHLGKHPAHAGGAPVNPPLVRASTVVFDSVAAMRDARARRGEERVFSYGARGTPTTFALEDAVSELEGGHRTRLFPTGLAAIGMVLLSYLKPGDHVLMSDSVYEPARHLVHSFLDPYGIRCSFFAADGSGIEALFEPATRLVYAECPGSLVYEMCDLPKLAALAHARGALLAADNTWGSGLQYRPLALGADISLMAATKYLSGHSDVMMGTVATTREAWRALNERCDAFGMTVSPDDAWLVLRGIRTLSARLRLHEQHALEVARWLQARPEVATVFCPALPTHPGHDLWRRDCSGTNGLLSFELRPEIAPAAVERLVDALSLFGRGSSWGGYESLVAWANMRAARSVSDWSARGAVVRLHVGLEAPADLVADLGRGFAALHAA; translated from the coding sequence ATGCCCGCCTCGCCCACCGATTCCTCCGGCCTGTCCCTCGAAACCCGCATCGCCCACCTCGGCAAGCACCCGGCCCATGCGGGCGGCGCGCCGGTCAACCCGCCGCTGGTGCGCGCGAGCACGGTGGTGTTCGACAGCGTGGCCGCGATGCGCGACGCCCGCGCGCGGCGCGGCGAGGAGCGCGTCTTCAGCTACGGCGCGCGCGGCACGCCCACCACCTTCGCGCTCGAGGATGCGGTCAGCGAGCTCGAGGGCGGCCACCGCACGCGGCTCTTTCCCACCGGCCTCGCGGCCATCGGCATGGTGCTGCTGTCCTATCTCAAGCCCGGCGACCACGTGCTGATGTCCGACAGCGTCTACGAGCCGGCGCGCCACCTGGTGCATTCCTTCCTCGATCCCTACGGCATCCGCTGCAGCTTCTTCGCGGCCGACGGCAGCGGCATCGAGGCGCTGTTCGAGCCCGCGACGCGGCTGGTCTACGCCGAGTGCCCGGGCTCGCTGGTCTACGAGATGTGCGACCTGCCGAAGCTGGCCGCGCTCGCGCATGCGCGCGGCGCGCTGCTGGCGGCCGACAACACCTGGGGCTCGGGCCTGCAGTACCGCCCGCTCGCGCTCGGCGCCGACATCTCGCTGATGGCCGCCACCAAGTACCTCTCGGGCCACTCCGACGTGATGATGGGCACGGTGGCGACCACGCGCGAGGCCTGGCGCGCGCTCAACGAGCGCTGCGACGCCTTCGGCATGACGGTGAGCCCCGACGACGCCTGGCTGGTGCTGCGCGGCATCCGCACGCTGTCGGCGCGGCTGCGCCTGCACGAGCAGCATGCGCTCGAGGTCGCGCGCTGGCTGCAGGCGCGGCCCGAGGTCGCGACCGTGTTCTGCCCCGCGCTGCCCACGCATCCGGGCCACGATCTCTGGCGGCGCGACTGCAGCGGCACCAACGGACTGCTGTCCTTCGAGCTGCGGCCCGAGATCGCGCCGGCCGCGGTCGAGCGGCTGGTCGACGCGCTGTCGCTGTTCGGGCGCGGCTCGTCCTGGGGCGGCTACGAGAGCCTGGTGGCCTGGGCCAACATGCGCGCGGCGCGCAGCGTGAGCGACTGGAGCGCGCGCGGCGCGGTGGTGCGGCTGCATGTCGGGCTCGAGGCGCCGGCCGACCTGGTGGCCGACCTCGGGCGCGGCTTCGCGGCGCTGCACGCCGCCTGA
- a CDS encoding helix-turn-helix transcriptional regulator, which produces MSPPELPHPATEAIDLSAVYDALRDATRRRILLLLDEHTELNCSSFLGLGSKSRLSYHLARLRESGLTQTRAEGTARYMRLRRDDLARRFPGLLDAVIAAARQERQDAPAAPPARAPATAVRRGVKKAPVPGNN; this is translated from the coding sequence ATGTCGCCCCCCGAGCTCCCGCACCCGGCCACCGAAGCCATCGACCTGTCGGCCGTCTACGACGCCCTGCGCGATGCCACGCGCCGCCGCATCCTGCTGCTGCTCGACGAGCACACCGAGCTCAACTGCTCGAGCTTCCTGGGGCTGGGATCGAAGTCGCGGCTGTCCTACCACCTCGCGCGGCTGCGCGAATCGGGCCTGACGCAGACCCGCGCCGAGGGCACCGCGCGCTACATGCGGCTGCGGCGCGACGACCTCGCGCGGCGCTTCCCGGGCCTGCTCGACGCCGTGATCGCGGCCGCCCGCCAGGAGCGGCAGGACGCCCCGGCTGCGCCGCCGGCACGCGCGCCAGCCACCGCCGTTCGCCGGGGCGTGAAAAAAGCCCCCGTGCCAGGCAACAATTAG
- a CDS encoding diguanylate cyclase, producing the protein MNRIGLFPRTTFQPESARPRPASFIPWLIAVQLFVLVPMLAFSVYVTTRMGDQAEARERQLLLDKANSTAAAMAREADRLRASAHLLAALPGASQPLDVLAGAGEASAALLAVYRPHHAQPLADASAVRVGLRPEGFSVVLREQIWPEGWVASVVDAGGKVVARSRDEDRYLGHHATPQLRQKIAGADRSVSSTLTLDGLKVLSTIAPVPGTAWWVAVGVPEDTLNRSARNPLASLLGMGSCLVVLGLAASALIARRLNREFRPAFLNVPDVVVPTATARALTVPGPAAEAMPKADVAAEVAPAPEDMARDDITGLPLPEVFLAQVRQARSVAENSPGFLWCAISVELGGLAGARDRLGEEAAERLLQAFVGRMRRSVRPGDACGRVDADTFVIVLTGPRDGLAQAAERVGSSLVRGARALGHGLDCKVGFAIGDPARPVTAVLEQAAHARQEARFDGASATRWFNVIA; encoded by the coding sequence ATGAACCGGATCGGCCTCTTCCCACGCACCACTTTCCAGCCGGAAAGCGCGCGCCCGCGCCCGGCGAGCTTCATTCCCTGGCTGATCGCGGTCCAGCTCTTCGTGCTGGTGCCGATGCTGGCCTTCAGCGTCTACGTCACCACCCGCATGGGCGACCAGGCCGAGGCCCGCGAGCGCCAGCTGCTGCTCGACAAGGCCAACAGCACCGCCGCCGCGATGGCGCGCGAGGCCGACCGCCTGCGCGCCAGTGCCCACCTGCTCGCCGCCCTGCCCGGTGCGAGCCAGCCGCTCGACGTGCTGGCCGGCGCGGGCGAGGCCTCGGCCGCGCTCCTCGCGGTCTACCGCCCGCACCACGCGCAGCCGCTGGCCGATGCCTCGGCCGTGCGCGTCGGCCTGCGGCCCGAGGGCTTCAGCGTGGTGCTGCGCGAACAGATCTGGCCCGAGGGCTGGGTCGCCTCGGTGGTCGACGCCGGCGGCAAGGTGGTCGCGCGCTCGCGCGACGAGGACCGCTACCTCGGCCATCACGCCACGCCGCAGCTGCGGCAGAAGATCGCCGGCGCCGACCGCAGCGTCAGCAGCACGCTCACGCTCGACGGCCTGAAGGTGCTCTCCACCATCGCGCCGGTGCCCGGCACCGCCTGGTGGGTCGCGGTCGGCGTGCCCGAGGACACCCTGAACCGCAGCGCGCGCAACCCGCTGGCCTCGCTGCTCGGCATGGGCAGCTGCCTGGTCGTGCTGGGCCTGGCCGCCTCGGCGCTGATCGCGCGCCGGCTCAACCGCGAATTCCGGCCCGCGTTCCTGAACGTGCCCGACGTGGTGGTGCCCACCGCCACCGCGCGCGCGCTCACCGTGCCCGGCCCCGCGGCCGAGGCGATGCCCAAGGCCGACGTGGCCGCCGAAGTGGCACCCGCGCCCGAGGACATGGCGCGCGACGACATCACCGGCCTGCCGCTGCCCGAGGTGTTCCTCGCGCAGGTGCGGCAGGCGCGCAGCGTGGCCGAGAACAGCCCCGGCTTCCTCTGGTGCGCGATCAGCGTCGAGCTCGGCGGCCTCGCCGGCGCGCGCGACCGCCTCGGCGAGGAAGCGGCCGAACGGCTGCTGCAGGCCTTCGTCGGCCGCATGCGCCGTTCGGTGCGGCCCGGCGATGCCTGCGGCCGTGTCGACGCCGACACCTTCGTCATCGTGCTGACCGGCCCGCGCGACGGGCTGGCGCAGGCGGCGGAGCGCGTCGGCTCCTCGCTGGTGCGCGGCGCGCGCGCGCTCGGCCACGGGCTGGACTGCAAGGTCGGCTTCGCCATCGGCGACCCGGCGCGGCCGGTCACGGCGGTGCTCGAGCAGGCCGCCCATGCGCGGCAGGAAGCGCGCTTCGACGGCGCCAGCGCCACGCGCTGGTTCAACGTCATCGCCTGA
- a CDS encoding peptidoglycan DD-metalloendopeptidase family protein gives MALAIAGCSTPSPGNAPVERSDARGPGNYVVQPGDTLYRIASKTGRRMQDISRWNGIDDPDKLEVGQVLRIVPPGGASEPPRTAGAEREPSKRPVPPPPRESGPPPSRVGTGDWAWPAPGPVIAGFNGGSNKGVDIAGKLGEPVVAASRGVVTVSETLRGYGNVLMIDHGSSRMTVYTHLRSALVKKGQTVQKGQQIAEMGNTDADRVKLHFEVRVGGRAVDPRSFLADGR, from the coding sequence ATGGCGCTGGCCATCGCGGGCTGTTCCACCCCATCCCCGGGCAACGCGCCCGTTGAGAGGAGCGATGCGCGCGGCCCCGGCAACTACGTGGTGCAGCCGGGCGACACGCTGTATCGCATCGCCTCGAAGACCGGCCGCCGGATGCAGGACATCTCGCGCTGGAACGGCATCGACGACCCCGACAAGCTCGAGGTCGGCCAGGTGCTGCGCATCGTGCCGCCGGGCGGCGCGTCGGAGCCGCCGCGCACTGCGGGCGCCGAGCGCGAGCCGTCGAAGCGGCCCGTGCCGCCGCCCCCGCGCGAATCGGGCCCGCCGCCCTCGCGCGTCGGCACCGGCGACTGGGCCTGGCCCGCGCCGGGGCCGGTGATCGCGGGCTTCAACGGCGGCAGCAACAAGGGCGTCGACATCGCCGGCAAGCTCGGCGAGCCGGTGGTCGCCGCTTCCAGGGGCGTGGTCACGGTCAGCGAGACCCTGCGCGGCTACGGCAACGTGCTCATGATCGACCACGGCAGCTCGCGCATGACGGTCTACACCCACCTGCGCAGCGCGCTGGTGAAGAAGGGCCAGACCGTGCAGAAGGGCCAGCAGATCGCCGAAATGGGCAATACCGACGCCGACCGGGTCAAGCTGCATTTCGAGGTCCGCGTGGGCGGGCGCGCGGTCGATCCGCGTTCATTCCTGGCCGACGGGCGATAA
- a CDS encoding H-NS histone family protein → MAKTFQQVQKQIEQLQKEADQLRKKEADGVLERIREAIEVYGFTAAELGFGRSPGRPAAAAKPAARQGRKGRKAAGNAPKFRDDQGNVWSGRGPRPGWFKAALEAGKSPDELLAK, encoded by the coding sequence ATGGCCAAGACATTCCAACAGGTCCAGAAGCAAATCGAACAACTGCAGAAAGAAGCCGATCAGCTTCGCAAGAAGGAGGCCGACGGCGTTCTCGAACGCATCCGCGAAGCCATCGAGGTGTACGGCTTCACGGCCGCCGAACTGGGTTTCGGCCGTTCGCCGGGCCGCCCGGCCGCCGCGGCGAAGCCCGCCGCGCGCCAGGGCCGCAAGGGTCGCAAGGCCGCCGGCAATGCGCCCAAGTTCAGGGACGACCAGGGCAATGTGTGGAGCGGCCGCGGTCCGCGTCCGGGCTGGTTCAAGGCCGCGCTCGAAGCAGGCAAGTCGCCCGACGAACTGCTCGCGAAATAA
- a CDS encoding DUF1330 domain-containing protein, with protein sequence MPAYIIAQLAFTDLEAYRRYQRAFPAVFARFDAQLLVADEAPEILEGEWPRDKVVVMQFEDKDAARAFQDDPGYAAIARDRKAGADAVVLLVEGLRLPGR encoded by the coding sequence ATGCCCGCCTACATCATTGCCCAACTCGCCTTCACCGACCTCGAGGCCTACCGGCGTTATCAACGCGCATTCCCGGCCGTGTTCGCGCGCTTCGACGCGCAATTGCTCGTGGCCGACGAAGCGCCCGAAATCCTCGAAGGCGAATGGCCGCGCGACAAGGTGGTGGTGATGCAATTCGAGGACAAGGACGCCGCGCGCGCATTCCAGGACGATCCCGGCTACGCCGCGATTGCGCGCGATCGCAAGGCTGGCGCGGATGCGGTGGTGCTGCTGGTGGAGGGGCTGCGGCTTCCGGGGCGATAG
- a CDS encoding helix-turn-helix domain-containing protein, which yields MALTLDLFDDFHLHGASAPEWQQRYLQLSQGVMRSTLAEAVSGGVHVFRKWMSERVVQQGCLPAGRLCFAIGNGQGAGIPRVQGRALEDHSLFLLRAGDDFTLQRPRGMELLAVTFEAEQFRRLLDARPLPPQALCLLSQPVLRAPAEAVARLRHALLGLVQGGDAAGEEAAARIAFEALHAVLEGAAGAPPGVAGSSASFIVSECHRIVAASGAAPPDIEALCRRLRTSRRSLQNGFRQMADTTPVHYLRSLRLNAVRDRLLATSPAQLSVSQAAEAQGFHQLSHFSQRYKALFGELPSATPRAIS from the coding sequence ATGGCCCTCACCCTCGACCTGTTCGACGACTTCCATCTGCACGGCGCCTCCGCGCCCGAATGGCAGCAGCGCTACCTGCAGCTCTCGCAGGGCGTGATGCGCAGCACGCTGGCCGAGGCGGTCTCGGGCGGGGTGCACGTGTTCCGCAAGTGGATGAGCGAGCGCGTGGTGCAGCAGGGCTGCCTGCCGGCCGGGCGGCTGTGCTTCGCAATCGGCAACGGCCAGGGCGCCGGCATTCCGCGCGTGCAGGGCCGCGCGCTCGAGGACCACAGCCTGTTCCTGCTGCGCGCCGGCGACGACTTCACCTTGCAGCGCCCGCGCGGCATGGAACTGCTGGCCGTGACCTTCGAGGCCGAGCAGTTCCGCCGCTTGCTCGATGCGCGGCCGTTGCCGCCGCAGGCGCTGTGCCTGCTGTCGCAGCCGGTCTTGCGCGCGCCGGCCGAAGCCGTGGCGCGCTTGCGGCACGCCTTGCTGGGGCTGGTGCAGGGCGGCGATGCCGCGGGCGAGGAAGCCGCCGCGCGCATCGCCTTCGAGGCGCTGCATGCCGTGCTCGAGGGCGCGGCCGGTGCGCCGCCGGGCGTGGCCGGCAGCTCGGCGAGCTTCATCGTCTCGGAGTGCCACCGCATCGTGGCCGCCAGCGGTGCCGCGCCGCCCGACATCGAGGCGCTGTGCCGGCGCCTGCGCACCAGCCGGCGCAGCCTGCAGAACGGCTTCCGGCAGATGGCCGACACGACGCCGGTGCATTACCTGCGCAGCCTGCGGCTCAATGCGGTGCGCGACCGCCTGCTGGCCACCTCACCCGCGCAATTGAGCGTGTCGCAGGCGGCCGAGGCGCAGGGCTTTCATCAATTGAGCCATTTCTCGCAGCGCTACAAGGCGCTGTTCGGCGAACTGCCTTCGGCGACGCCGCGCGCGATTTCGTAG
- a CDS encoding glycosyltransferase family 1 protein — MKIAVVTYGTEGDARPLAALCHALDAAGHSTVLLADASTLGTARRLGVRSQALAGDIQGALGASGSIANVVAQSHNPGAAAKALAAIANANAVAWLRQTVEAAQGCDAIVSAGLAAFVGLSAGDALRVPVIGAGMFPLTPTRDFATPFVPPAKVPRWLHRTSHRFVNAMLWRAFRPAINAARAEVCGLPARRKIWDGHPMLYGFSPSLLPRPADWPANAVAFGQWLPPAGAWQVPAALQAFLDAGEAPVYLGFGSMTGFDAVRMRALLVEAMAGRRTVFNPGWSGMALQGLPANFHGVGDVPHDWLFARMAAVVHHGGSGTAHSAARAGVPSVVVPFAGDQFFWAHQLARAGVSPAAVAGTRLTAQDLARGIAWTDDAAVRSRARELGERMRAERGLARAVAFIEATLAR; from the coding sequence ATGAAGATCGCGGTCGTCACCTACGGCACCGAGGGCGATGCGCGCCCGCTCGCCGCGCTGTGCCATGCGCTCGATGCGGCCGGCCATTCCACGGTGCTGCTCGCCGACGCTTCCACGCTCGGCACCGCGCGGCGCCTGGGCGTGCGCTCGCAGGCGCTGGCCGGCGACATCCAGGGCGCGCTGGGCGCGAGCGGCTCGATCGCCAACGTGGTCGCGCAGAGCCACAACCCGGGCGCGGCCGCGAAGGCGCTCGCGGCCATCGCCAACGCCAATGCCGTGGCCTGGCTGCGGCAGACCGTCGAGGCGGCGCAGGGTTGCGACGCCATCGTGTCGGCGGGGCTCGCGGCCTTCGTCGGGCTCTCGGCCGGCGATGCGTTGCGCGTGCCGGTGATCGGCGCGGGCATGTTCCCGCTCACGCCCACGCGCGATTTCGCGACGCCCTTCGTGCCGCCCGCGAAGGTGCCGCGCTGGCTGCACCGCACCAGCCATCGCTTCGTCAACGCGATGCTGTGGCGCGCCTTCCGCCCGGCGATCAACGCGGCGCGCGCCGAGGTCTGCGGGCTGCCCGCACGCAGGAAGATCTGGGACGGGCATCCGATGCTCTACGGCTTCTCGCCGAGCCTGCTGCCGCGTCCGGCCGACTGGCCCGCCAACGCGGTGGCCTTCGGGCAGTGGCTGCCGCCCGCCGGCGCATGGCAGGTGCCCGCCGCGCTGCAGGCCTTTCTCGACGCGGGCGAGGCGCCGGTCTACCTGGGCTTCGGCAGCATGACGGGCTTCGATGCGGTGCGCATGCGCGCGCTGCTGGTCGAGGCGATGGCGGGCCGGCGCACGGTGTTCAACCCGGGCTGGAGCGGCATGGCGCTGCAGGGGCTGCCGGCCAACTTCCATGGGGTGGGCGACGTGCCGCACGACTGGCTGTTCGCGCGCATGGCGGCGGTGGTGCACCACGGCGGCTCGGGCACGGCGCATTCGGCGGCGCGCGCGGGCGTGCCCTCGGTGGTGGTGCCGTTCGCGGGCGACCAGTTCTTCTGGGCCCACCAGCTCGCGCGCGCCGGCGTGTCACCCGCGGCGGTGGCCGGCACGCGGCTCACGGCGCAGGATTTGGCGCGCGGCATCGCCTGGACCGACGACGCGGCCGTGCGCTCGAGGGCGCGCGAACTCGGCGAGCGCATGCGCGCCGAGCGGGGACTGGCGCGCGCGGTGGCCTTCATCGAGGCCACGCTCGCGCGCTGA
- a CDS encoding helix-turn-helix transcriptional regulator: protein MQLFEAQGYDATTMEQIAQQADVAKGTLYNHFATKEAVLAHWIHLELAADTARLAALAGAPGGFEARLARLLEASAEWSRRHRAYLLDYFRFRFLNIESELDGGGDPEGRPRDLIGLFALLIRDAQQAGSLRDDLAPEHLAQLLHHLYFGALMRWLTLPGLELDEEFAAIVEVFVDGTRAGAKAARRKRA from the coding sequence ATGCAACTGTTCGAGGCCCAGGGCTACGACGCCACCACGATGGAGCAGATCGCCCAGCAGGCCGACGTGGCCAAGGGCACGCTCTACAACCACTTCGCGACCAAGGAGGCGGTGCTCGCGCACTGGATCCACCTCGAGCTCGCGGCCGACACCGCGCGGCTCGCAGCGCTGGCCGGCGCGCCCGGCGGCTTCGAGGCGCGGCTCGCGCGGCTGCTCGAGGCCTCGGCCGAGTGGTCGCGGCGCCATCGCGCCTACCTGCTCGACTACTTCCGCTTTCGCTTCCTCAACATCGAGAGCGAGCTCGACGGCGGCGGCGATCCCGAGGGCCGGCCGCGCGACCTGATCGGGCTGTTCGCGCTGCTGATCCGCGATGCGCAGCAGGCGGGCAGCCTGCGCGACGACCTCGCGCCCGAGCATCTCGCGCAGCTGTTGCACCACCTGTACTTCGGCGCGCTGATGCGCTGGCTCACGCTGCCGGGCCTGGAACTGGACGAGGAGTTCGCGGCGATCGTCGAGGTCTTCGTCGACGGTACGCGCGCCGGTGCCAAGGCCGCGCGGAGGAAGCGCGCATGA
- a CDS encoding adhesin, translating to MLRLLRAVPLAALLAAGGSFAAGFSGGGVGDGGAGDSAARAAAGGAAAQAAGGATAIGGGGNGGNASSGATGGAGGAGASATAAGGSAIGAGGRGGDANSVGRGGSGGVGASATGGNATAIGAGGNGGQGEAGGAGGAGGKGAAAAGSGAIALGAGGTGADGCCGGTAPSGGNGAQASATGAIALGSADGTRSGAVASGAASTAIGGAGNGSAGASAQAAGSVALGSGSQVASGATGSVAIGANSVATAANTVSFGSAGQTRGLVNVSMGAVTATSTDAVNGSQLYGVQQTANGASAAASAAQTTANAASTAATTAQGTATAAQTAAAAAQSTANAASTAATTAQGTATAAQTAAAAAQATGTAAQAAAAAAQTTANAAQTTATAAQGAAATAQTTANAAQTAANTAQGTANSALGLAQNSAQYGAGGTSLQLNANGGAGTTIANVAAGQSATDAANVGQVQQAQQGAVSSANNFTVQQVTALQALMNQALASGVCSMNASGAVACGSGSVSSGAGSTSMGTNAQAIGEDTTAIGNGARAEHKGSVAIGAGARALADPTTAVGNNAVATGNNAVALGANTLASGSNSVALGQGSVAERDNTVSVGNAATGQLRAIANVAPGLLGTDAVNVNQLQQAVSGAVQQSNAFAARGVAASLAMPAMPALAAGRKWMGAAVGNYAGASAIGFAFGYQVSENLNLGLGVSTATSGGSGSHIATRVQAGYAW from the coding sequence ATGCTGCGCCTGCTGCGCGCCGTGCCGCTCGCGGCACTGCTCGCGGCCGGCGGGAGCTTCGCCGCGGGCTTCAGCGGCGGCGGTGTCGGCGATGGCGGCGCCGGCGATTCGGCGGCTCGGGCGGCGGCGGGCGGGGCGGCGGCGCAGGCCGCCGGCGGTGCAACGGCGATCGGCGGCGGTGGCAACGGCGGCAATGCGAGTTCGGGCGCGACCGGCGGCGCTGGCGGTGCGGGCGCGAGCGCCACTGCCGCGGGAGGCTCCGCGATCGGCGCGGGCGGGCGCGGCGGCGACGCCAACTCGGTCGGAAGGGGGGGATCGGGTGGTGTGGGCGCGAGCGCAACCGGTGGCAATGCCACGGCCATCGGCGCCGGAGGCAACGGCGGCCAGGGCGAGGCGGGGGGAGCGGGTGGTGCGGGCGGCAAGGGGGCCGCGGCAGCCGGCAGCGGGGCGATCGCATTGGGTGCGGGTGGCACGGGTGCCGATGGGTGCTGCGGCGGTACCGCGCCATCGGGCGGCAATGGCGCGCAAGCCTCCGCCACCGGCGCGATCGCACTCGGCAGCGCCGACGGCACGCGCTCGGGCGCGGTCGCATCGGGCGCCGCGAGCACCGCGATCGGCGGCGCGGGCAATGGATCGGCCGGTGCCTCGGCCCAGGCCGCGGGCAGCGTGGCGCTGGGCAGCGGCAGCCAGGTGGCGAGCGGCGCGACCGGCAGCGTGGCGATCGGCGCGAACTCGGTCGCGACCGCTGCCAACACCGTCTCGTTCGGATCGGCCGGGCAGACGCGCGGACTGGTCAACGTCAGCATGGGCGCGGTGACGGCCACCAGCACCGATGCGGTCAACGGCAGCCAGCTCTATGGCGTGCAGCAGACGGCGAACGGTGCGTCGGCGGCGGCCAGTGCCGCGCAGACCACGGCCAATGCCGCATCGACGGCGGCGACCACCGCCCAGGGCACGGCCACCGCGGCACAGACGGCGGCCGCCGCCGCGCAATCCACGGCCAATGCCGCATCGACGGCGGCGACCACGGCGCAAGGCACGGCCACGGCGGCACAGACGGCCGCTGCCGCCGCGCAGGCGACGGGCACGGCCGCGCAGGCCGCCGCCGCCGCGGCGCAGACCACGGCCAATGCCGCGCAGACGACCGCCACGGCGGCCCAGGGCGCGGCCGCGACCGCGCAGACCACCGCCAACGCGGCCCAGACCGCCGCGAACACCGCGCAGGGCACCGCCAACTCGGCGCTGGGACTGGCGCAGAACTCGGCGCAGTACGGCGCGGGCGGCACCTCGCTGCAGCTCAATGCCAATGGCGGCGCGGGCACCACCATCGCCAACGTCGCGGCGGGCCAGAGCGCGACCGACGCGGCCAATGTGGGCCAGGTGCAGCAGGCGCAGCAGGGCGCGGTCAGCTCGGCGAACAACTTCACGGTGCAACAGGTCACGGCGCTGCAGGCGCTGATGAACCAGGCGCTGGCCAGCGGCGTGTGTTCGATGAACGCCTCGGGCGCGGTGGCCTGCGGCAGCGGCTCGGTGTCCAGCGGCGCCGGCAGCACCTCGATGGGCACGAACGCGCAGGCGATCGGCGAGGACACGACCGCCATCGGCAACGGCGCGCGCGCCGAGCACAAGGGTTCGGTGGCGATCGGCGCGGGCGCGCGGGCGCTGGCCGACCCGACCACCGCGGTCGGCAACAACGCGGTGGCCACGGGCAACAACGCGGTCGCGCTCGGCGCCAACACGCTGGCCTCGGGCAGCAACTCGGTGGCGCTGGGCCAGGGCTCGGTGGCCGAGCGCGACAACACGGTGTCGGTGGGCAATGCCGCCACCGGCCAGCTGCGCGCGATCGCCAACGTGGCGCCGGGCCTGCTGGGCACCGACGCGGTCAACGTCAACCAGCTGCAGCAGGCCGTGAGCGGCGCGGTGCAGCAGTCCAATGCCTTCGCCGCGCGCGGCGTGGCGGCCTCGCTCGCGATGCCGGCGATGCCGGCGCTCGCCGCCGGCAGGAAGTGGATGGGCGCGGCCGTGGGCAACTATGCGGGCGCGTCGGCGATCGGCTTCGCCTTCGGCTACCAGGTGAGCGAGAACCTCAACCTCGGGCTCGGCGTGTCGACCGCCACCAGCGGCGGCAGCGGCAGCCACATCGCGACGCGGGTGCAGGCGGGCTACGCCTGGTGA